In the Augochlora pura isolate Apur16 chromosome 7, APUR_v2.2.1, whole genome shotgun sequence genome, CAAAATTGTGTctcattaagaaattatacgtcgtaagtaaaatatagaaatatttaatgatattatcatttatttaaatcttagTAAACAGTTTTTTTACATTACTGATACATACATTCTCGAATGTTCGCAATTTGcattatgtacatacatatatgtgaGACAACATAGACTCCAAATggtacattttattacattaaaaaacattttcatcatttataCAAAGagtattattactttatttttgttataaataatatttaacaatgctTCACTGTTTCTGGGtggttttaaataaataatagctatAACAATGTCTACTAACATTTCCTGCTAAGATGACTTAAGCATTTTTATGTAGTCATCTCTaacttttatcaatttatcttTCATTATTACTTGCTGATACGTACGAATTCTATAGTAACGTGTAATTCGCATATGTATGCCATGTGTCATATTGGTAGCAATGAATTggtgacaaataaaaaaatgattacatatttttgtcacccgataaataaaataatataatccttatttaaattgaatacatTCTCTCTGTGTTCGACGCAATTGGAAGTATAGTTTATTAGATTTTCATTAACATAGAAACGATAAATGAACTGTGTTGATTATTTAGAGGTTAGGTCACCGAAGGACTAGAGTACGTGTTTGTGCGTAGAGAAATAATTGCGCATTATCAATAGTAAGATTGAGTTTCATTGTACTGGAACTATTATGTTTATGTTTATCGAAATACTTAAGTGATATTTACATGATTTGCAGCtaacttcaattatttaacgCACAGAACTCGCAGATactgaaattttcgaaaacaaacATTTGAGAAACAGCTGATTCGTTGATAGTTAAGTGCGTAATGTTCTTACACGTTTGATAAacgaacaaaattgtaaaacggTACCGTATTAGTATGTAAAAAACAACACTGTTTTCGGCAATGACGAGAAATCATTAGGGTGATAACCGAAGATGTTCGTTGACGTGTCTCAATGACGTAACGTTGTCTTTCTGCAACGAAAGTTCGAATTCTTGAGAAACATACCGCAAAATGAATTCAAGAAGGTTCTTATCAAGCTGTTCGAACtaaaagtaagaaaacaaatatcttttttcactttggattaattcttttcttatcGTTATTCAACGTGCGTGCAGGTTTAGGTTAGAGGGAACCGAGAAttcatattttcgaaattaccGTATCAACGTTGATGTGTCAGATGTAGTTGGCAAGTTGAAGTGTTTCTGTTGGTGTatctacgaaataaaaattttagtttatatattaaacaatttccaatatcaaatgtttttttagtaacctttttataataattgattgtaGCAGAATTTTGTTTAGTGTTAACTTATGTAGTTTTCTGTTGTGACCATCTGCTTTTTGAAAACAGTTTGTAcatatgtaaatttaaatcagTTTTCCATGTACAAGtacaaaatcaatttgaatATGTACGTGTGATAGTTTAGTAAACaaagtattttaatcaattttgaattacttaagatatttatataatatataaatatttttgattttgttaagGGCAGTTCAACAGAAGAAGTACAAGTCACAATTAAGCTGTCAAAATGAAGCTAAGGAAAGAGTTACTGTTACTTCTGCTTGTTATGTCTGTTGCATCCGAGTCGGAAGATCCCAAAAAACAGCCAGAGACTTCTGACGAAGAGCCAGAGGAAGATGTTACTTTGGGAGAGAAGGGGCTAGAACATCTGCGTCAACTAAAGGATGTACATGATACTAtgctaaaaattatacaatctaATAGACTCTCATATCTTAGAGAGGAGATGACAAGAAGAAAAGAGGATATGGAAGAAGAGCCAAAAACTAAGGAAGAAAGTTCTGCAATGAGAAATGTTTGGACGAAAACAAGGATATCACAGACTAAGAATATAGATTtaccaaataataatttaagacTGGAGGAAGAAGAGACAGAGCCATGGAATGAAGAAGAGCAACTTGAGTCTCTAAGTGAAGAGACGCCAGAACCACTTACTCCGGAGCCACAAGAAGGTATTTTCATAATAGCTgcaaactaaaataatataaataatatcttaatttaatgtttttgtaatttaactTCCAGCGGAGCAAATGTTTAGGAAAGCACAGCGTCTCTTAAATGCCACACGTTCTAACAAAGCAGAGGCTTATGGATTATTaagagcagcagcagctcTTGGTCATCGTGAAGCACAATCCATGTTGGCATGGGCTCCATTGCTTGGTCCAACTTACTTTTTGGTATCTAGTCAGATTGTTTCAGCTGTTTATCAAACATTTAAAGAACTCGCTGAAACTGGACTACCTTCTGCTCACATGGTATGAAGAaattttttcttgtatttaCTAGTAAGCATTTTTCCTGTAAATTCTGACTTACTACCTTCTTGTTCAGGGCTTAGGATTTTTATATGCAACAGGACTAGGCGGAGTAAATGCTTCACAAGCTAAAGCACTTTTACATTATACAGCTGCAGCTCTCGGCGGAGATACACGTGCACAAATGTCTCTTGGTTATCGTTATTGGGCTGGTGTCACGACACCAGCTTCATGTGAAAatgctttaaatttttatcgtaaagtCGCCGACAAGGTTGCAGAAGAGGTTTCGTTCAGCGGAGGACCGGTTATTCAACGAGTCCGTCTTTTGGACGAACAAGAGAATCCTGGATATAACTCAGGAATGTATGATCaagatttaatagaatattatcaaTTGCTAGCGAAGAAAGGAGACATAGAGGCTCAAGTTGCATTAGGACAGTTACATTATCAAGGTGCTAGGGGTGTTCCATTAGATCACGTGAGAGCCATGCACTATTTCCAGCATGCTGCTGACGCTGAACACCCAATAGCAATGGCTTATTTGGGAAAGGTAAGAGTGGTCACcggaatttatatattaacttaTAGTAATGCGCTTTTAAATTCCAGATATACTTAGAGGGTAGCGACAAAGTAGAACAGGATAACAAAACGGCATACAAATACTTTAAGAAGGCTGCCGAACTTGGAAATCCTGTCGGACAAAGTGGCTTAGGTCTTATGTATCTTTATGGACGGGGGGTTGAAAGGGACACCACGAAGGCTCTACAGTATTTCAAGCAAGCTGCAGAACAGGGTTGGGTCGATGGGCAGCTTCAACTTGGCAATATGTATTTCAGTAAGCTTCTGTTAAAATTCACAAGTATTACACCAATTtctaatttgatttcaaactgatcaaattttgtttcaacaGGTGGGACAGGAGTGAAACCTGATTACAAATTAGCTATCATGTACTTTAGCATGGCCAGTCGATCTGGCCACGTTTTAGCACTTTATAATTTAGCTCAAATGCACGCCACCGGCACAGGTATGACGCGCAGTTGCACGGCTGCAGTCGAACTCCTAAAGAAAGTCGCTGAACGGGGGAAATGGAGTGACCAGTTGATGGCTGCCCATACAAACTACAGAGAAGGCAAAATCGATGAAGCTTTCGTTAATTACGCCCTTCTCGCGGAAATGGGTTATGAAGTTGCACAGAGCAATGCTGCTTTTATACTTGATAAAGGCGAGACTACGATATTTTCTGAGGACGAGGGTTTGGTCAGAGCACTATCTTTGTGGGCTAGGGCTGCTGCACAAGGATACTCTGCTGCTCAGgtataattgtacaaaaatcatttcatttttaactaaaCCGAGCTAATTGAAGTTTTTCTATTAGGTAAAATTGGGAGATGCTCATTATTACGGCAGAGGAACGAAAGTCGACTACGAGGCTGCAGCTAGTCACTATCGATTGGCCTCCGAGCCGGACCCAAATGCACAGGCTATGTTTAACCTTGGGTACATGCATGAACGTGGCTTAGGTTTAGCAAGAGATCGACACTTGGCCAAACGGTGTTACGATCTTGCTGCAGAAGCCAGTCCGGATGCCAAAATCCCCGTTGCGTTGGCGCTTATCAAACTCTCCTTCCTTTTCGGTTTGGATTATCTGCAGGAGTTTAGTCTTGTTGATCATCTGAATAAATGGGACCAGCTCTTGGGCCAGAACTGGGACTTATATCTTATAGGACTGCTCACTGGCATGctcagtttaattatttacttccgCAGGCCGCAGCCACCACCTCCGcctagaattaattaattctttactatttttctttttccgtttccaggccgtttctttttcttttagatgAAGTCAAATTTGTTACTGATGGTTCATAAATACACGCACGTGCGTGCATAAGGACatgttgttttcattgaaccACCTCATTCGCACAAGAACGTTctagaaattttaaagaaattctcgtACTACTAAGCTTATTACAGAATGTATGAGAGAGTGTGTTGATTCGTGCGTGAGtagattgtatttatttaaagacaTTCAGAGGCGTAggaatgatttattattaagttacacttttaaatcttgaaattttttatttttagtatacatgattttgtaattacttctatttgaaacaaataattcaattatagaaCTCAAAGACATTTACAGAGCTGacattatttttgaattgaATGTTTCAAATACAAAGCGTATacttgttatttcattttcaaagaatgttttagtttttaaattctaaaatatttacattttgatTTACATTAGATTTTTAAGTTtccaatttgatattttttacatgtgtatgtataattgattaggaaaaaatatatatatgtacgtttgtatgtatgtaatacAGATATTAAGAGTATAAATAAGGATTTAGTGATGTATATTTCTAAACTCGTAAATATGTTACAAGtttcatacataattaaaaagtgaatTCATAAGAATTTTAGACTTTAGAAGGCTTAGAGCGCTTAAATAATgaacttaaaaattgaagataattTCATAAGTATGCTGCATTTTTGTCTAAAAGAATGTATGATTGATATCACAAAGGctcttctaattattatagaaacacAGTTGatcaatcaattattttattttcaataattgtttattgattTCTCCGTCGTCATGGAGCCAAAAATTATCGATCTAACGTAGATTACGTTCACGTTGCTTATCACTGTTATCACTTTACCGGGCAACAATAATTCAAATTGATTCACCGTGTAACAAACACTCGAATTTAACTAATCAGGATTATGAAGGAGAAAGGGAA is a window encoding:
- the Hrd3 gene encoding HMG-coA reductase degradation 3, yielding MKLRKELLLLLLVMSVASESEDPKKQPETSDEEPEEDVTLGEKGLEHLRQLKDVHDTMLKIIQSNRLSYLREEMTRRKEDMEEEPKTKEESSAMRNVWTKTRISQTKNIDLPNNNLRLEEEETEPWNEEEQLESLSEETPEPLTPEPQEAEQMFRKAQRLLNATRSNKAEAYGLLRAAAALGHREAQSMLAWAPLLGPTYFLVSSQIVSAVYQTFKELAETGLPSAHMGLGFLYATGLGGVNASQAKALLHYTAAALGGDTRAQMSLGYRYWAGVTTPASCENALNFYRKVADKVAEEVSFSGGPVIQRVRLLDEQENPGYNSGMYDQDLIEYYQLLAKKGDIEAQVALGQLHYQGARGVPLDHVRAMHYFQHAADAEHPIAMAYLGKIYLEGSDKVEQDNKTAYKYFKKAAELGNPVGQSGLGLMYLYGRGVERDTTKALQYFKQAAEQGWVDGQLQLGNMYFSGTGVKPDYKLAIMYFSMASRSGHVLALYNLAQMHATGTGMTRSCTAAVELLKKVAERGKWSDQLMAAHTNYREGKIDEAFVNYALLAEMGYEVAQSNAAFILDKGETTIFSEDEGLVRALSLWARAAAQGYSAAQVKLGDAHYYGRGTKVDYEAAASHYRLASEPDPNAQAMFNLGYMHERGLGLARDRHLAKRCYDLAAEASPDAKIPVALALIKLSFLFGLDYLQEFSLVDHLNKWDQLLGQNWDLYLIGLLTGMLSLIIYFRRPQPPPPPRIN